A segment of the Gemmatimonas sp. genome:
CGCGCGCGTGTGCAAACGCCAGCGCATCGGCCACTTCAAGCAGCCAGCGACGTACGTCATCGATGGGCAGCGGACCGCGCTTCTGCAACTTCGTGGCGAGATTGTCCCCGTCGATGCAGGCCATCACGAAAAACACGAGGTTCCCGACTTCGTCGACCGAATAGATCGGGACGATGTTGGGGTGACTCAGCTGTGCGGCCGTCTCGGCTTCGCGAAGAAAGCGAGTCCGAATGTCGCGCCGGAACGACAGCTCCGGCGGCAGCAGCTTGATCGCCACGAACCGCTTGAGGCGCTTGTCCTTGGCCCGATACACGATGCCCATACCACCGCGACCGATCTCCTGGTCCAGTTCATAGGTGGCACTGAGCGCCTGCTCCACATGGGCGCGCAGCTCAGCATCTTCGGTGGATGGGACTACGGAATCGGGCACTCGCGTGGGAATCGGGGAAATCCTGAGGTACCGCTAGTGTAGCACGGGGGAATACGCAGCGACAGCACAGGCGGTCGGAAGACCTTACGTGACCAGGTCGCCGAAAAGTTGCAGAACGACACAAACACAGCCGTGCCTCTCGGCCCGCACTTTGCGAATCACCTTGGAACCGGCGGGCCGTGGCCCCCACAGGCTCCCGGTTACACCCCAGCTCAAGCCAAGGACGGAGAGCAGATCATGACCGAACACACGCACCACGACGATGAGAATCGAGACCTGCCGGCAGGGACAGATCGTACTCCGCTGTCAGATCGCGAGAAGGCGGAGCAGAGGATAGGCGGCGGCTCCGGCGGGCTCGCCGGTATGGCTGCCGGCGCTGGCATCGGCTCCTTGGTCGGCCCGATCGGCACCATTATTGGGGCCCTCGGCGGAGTCGTCGGTGGGTGGTGGGCCGGCCGCGCCGCGATGAAATCCGACGATGGGTACAGTGTCGACGACGACGACTTCTACCAGTCGCACTACGAGTCCTCGCGCACCCTCGGCAGCACCGGGCCGTCGTTTGACGCGACCCGTCCGGCCTATCAGCTCGGGCATATGGCGGGCATGAATCCGGACTACCGCGGCCAGAGCTTCGACGACGTGGAAACGCATCTGTCGACCGCGTATTCCACTGCTGGAACGGATGACTGGAACAGCGTGCGCGACTATGCTCGGGATGCGTATGGCCGCAGCCGAGACCGCGGAAGCAACGAGGCCTCGTCGACTCGCGCCACCGAGCAGACGCGCGACCTGCGCGACGGCTCCCGAGGGCTGGCGGATCGGGTTGTCGACGCCGCGGACGACCTCAAGGACCGCGTCGACGGCAATCCGGCAAGTCACGCCGGCCGGGATGCCACCGATCGCCCAGAGCGCTAGGCGATCTCGATCGACACCGCAGTAGGCTGGTTCCGCAGGCTGCCAAAGCAGCATGGCAGCCTGCACCGTGGCAGGACGCGAGGGGCGATCGGGCGAAACGCGGGGCAATCCTGCCGAGATGGCGTGAACTCCACGGTTCGGATTGTGCCCACTGACTAGCGGTATTCCTCTTCCAACAGGATCGTACGTCATGGGCCAGCGCCAAACGCTTCCCGTCCTGCCGCTTCGCGGGACGGTCATGTTCCCCGGCATCACCGCACCAATTGCGGCGGGCCGCCCCGGCACCCTGAGAGCCATCGAAACGGCGCTCAAGGGAGATCGGCTCGTCTTTGCCGTCGCCCAGCGCGACAATACCGAAGAGCCGACGTCGGACATTCTCTTCACAACGGGCGTCATTGCCCGCATCGGCCAAATCCAGCGCGGTCTGGGCGGTGTTCAGCTGCTCCTGCAAGGCGAGCAGCGCGCCACCGCGTTGCAGTACGCTGAAGTCGACGGATATCTCCAAGCGGTGATCGTCCCCTCTGAGGAGATGATGCCACTCGACCTCAAGAACGCGGCCTTCGAAGCGCTCCATAAAGAGGCGCGTGAGCGCGCCGCCGAGTTGGGCGAGAAGCGCGGATTGCCGGAGGAAGTGGTGCATCAGGTGCTCGACTCGGTCGACGATGCCGGCAAGTTCTCCGACCTCGTGGCCGGCTACATCGAACTCACGGTGCCCGAGAAGCAGGGGCTGCTCGAAACGCTGTCCGTGGAGGAGCGCCTGCGCCGCGTGCTCGTACACGTGCAGCGCCAGATCGGCTTGCTCGAAGCGCAGGAAGACATCAAGTCGCAGGTCCAGGAAGAGCTGGGCGAGCGGCAGCGAGAGATGTTCCTGCGTGAGCAGCTCAAGGCCATTCAGAAGGAGCTCGGCGACGATGACCAGTCGAAGGAAATCACCGAACTCCGCGAGAAGCTGACCAAGCTCGAGCTTCCCAAGGACGCGCGCGCGGAAGCGGAGCGTGAACTGGGTCGCCTCGAACGCGCCGGTCGCGAATCGATGGAAGCGCAGGTGATTCGCACGTATCTCGAGTGGATCGCCGAACTACCGTGGAGCAAGCGCTCGGACGATCACCTCGAGCTGGCCCGTGCCGGCGAAATTCTCGAGGAGGATCACTACGGCCTCAAGGACGTGAAGGATCGCGTGCTCGAGTTCCTGGCCGTGCGTCAACTACGCGCGCAGCAAATCGCGGCCGAAGTCGCCACCACTGGCGAATTCCCGGTATCGAAGATCAAGGGTGACACCAGCGACGCGAACCCCACACTGGGCAGTGGAAACGGGAATGGCAACGGAAATGGCGACCGTCAGATCACCGACGCGAAGGAAGCCAAGGCCCGCGCCATGGCCAAGGGACCGATCCTGCTCTTCAACGGCCCGCCGGGTGTCGGCAAGACGAGTATCGCCAAGTCGATCGCCCGCGCGCTCGGCCGTGAGTACGTGCGCGTCGCGCTCGGCGGAGCACGCGACGAAGCGGACATTCGTGGACATCGACGCACGTATGTAGGCGCCATGCCGGGTCGCATCATTCAGGGCATGAAGCAGGCCGGCAGCAAGAATCCGGTATTCCTGCTCGACGAAGTCGACAAGCTGGGCACGTCGTATCAGGGCGATCCCTCCAGCGCGCTGCTGGAAGTGCTCGACCCCGCGCAGAACGACTCGTTCACCGATCACTATCTCGGCGTCCCGTTCGATCTCAGCGAAGTGCTGTTCATCGCGACGTCGAACTTCATCCAGAACATCCCCGGTCCACTGCTGGACCGTATGGAAGTCGTGGACTTCAGCGGCTACACCGAGCGTGAGAAGTCGGAAATCGCGAAAACGTATCTCATTCCCCGTCAACTCGAGGAGTCGGGACTCGGCCAGCGCGATATCACGTTCACCGACGACGCGGTCATGAAGGTGATCAGCGAGTACACCCGCGAGAGCGGCGTGCGTCAGTTGGAACGTCAGCTGGGCGCCGTGGCGCGCAAGGTTGCACGGCGTGTGGCCATGGGTGATACGGCCACGATCGACGACAAAGTGATCAGCAGCGACGAAGTCCGTGAGCTCCTGGGGCGTCCGAAGGTGCATCCGGAACGGGTGGCCGAGCATGACGAAGTCGGCATCACGACGGGTATGTACTATACGCCGATGGGCGGCGACATCATGTTCGTGGAAGCGAGCATTCGCCGTGGGTCAACGGCTCCGGCCAAGAGCGACGACGGCACCGAGGTGGTGCGTGTGGGACCGATCTCGCTGATCCTGACCGGACAGTTGGGTGACGTGATGAAGGAGAGTGCGCGAGCCGCACTGACGTACGCCACGAACAACGCGGCACTGCTGGGCATTCCAGCCAATCGGGTGGCGTCGGCCAGCGAGGCACACATACACGTGCCGGCCGGGGCGATTCCGAAGGACGGCCCGAGTGCGGGTATCGCGATCGCGCTGGCGCTCGTCAGCGAGATGTCGAACCGCAAGGTGCGACGCGATGTCTCGATGACGGGTGAGATCACCCTGCGCGGCCGCGTGCTACCGATCGGCGGCGTGAAGGAGAAGGTGCTCGGTGCGCACCGTGCCGGCATCAAGGAAGTCATCATCCCGAAGGCCAATGAAGCGGACCTCGAGGACGTGCCGGACGAAGTGCGCGAGCAGCTGATTTTCCATCCGGTGGAGACCATGCGTGAAGTGCTGGCGATTGCCCTGGTGGATCAGGGGCGCGCGGCGCCGATTGAGGCGGAAGAGCTGATTGGGGTGTGACGGCGAGTAAGGGGTAGGGAGTAAGGGGTAAGGAGTAAGGGGGTAACGGGGCGCAGTGGCTCGTTACCCCCGTTTTACGTCAGCGCTACGTCAGCTCTACGTCACGTGACTTATTCCGCTTGCCCGCCGTTGGACGCAAGTTGACAGCATGACAACGCTCCAACCGTCCACGCGCGGCATCGTCCGTCTGGCCACCGAGGCGGACCACGATGCGATTCATGCGTTGAACTATCGGACCTTCGTCGAAGAGATCCCCCAGCACGCGCCGAATGCCGCGCGGCGTCAGGTGGATCGTTTTCACGACGAGAATGTGTACGCGGTCTACGAGGTTCATGGCCGCATCGTCGGGATGGTCAGCGGCCGCACCCAGCGCCCCTTCTCACTCGACCAGAAGCTGGGCAGCGTTGACGACTACCTCCCTGCCGGTCGCACGCCGGTTGAGATCCGCTTGCTGGCCGTCGAACCCGAGTTCCGCGCCAGCCGCGTCTTCGCGCAGCTCGTGGGCTTCATCACGCGGCACTTCCTCGCCAAGGGATTCGACCTCGGCATCATGTCGGGCACCACGCGTCAGCTGCGCCTGTACCGCCATCTCGGCTTCCACGCGTTCGGCCCGCTCATCGGCACCGAACAGGCGTCGTATCAGCCGATGTACATCACCGCCGAAGAGGTGCTCGCCTGGCCTGAGGCCCTGAAGGATGGCGCTGACGCACTCGGCGCCGGCGCGAATTTTCTCCCTGGGCCGGTGGGTATCTCCGACGTCGTTCAGCAGGCCATGCAGCGCGGCGCCACGTCGCATCGTGCGGAGTCGTTTCACGCCTGCTATCGCGACGTGCAGCGCCGACTGTGCACCCTTGCCGATGCCAAGCAGGCCACCATGCTGCTGGGGTCGGGCACACTCGCCAACGATGTGGTCGCAGCGCAAATCTCTCTACTCGACGCGCCGGGGGTGATCGTGAGCAACGGCGAGTTTGGTGAGCGACTGATCGATCACGCGACACGCATGCAGATTCCGCACACCGTCGTCCGGGCGCCATGGGGTGAGCCGCTCGACTACGCGAAGGTTGCCCATGCCATGCGGTCCACCAGCGCCCGCTGGCTCTGGTCGGTACATGGTGAAACGTCGACCGGGGTTATCAATGACCTCGCAGCGCTGACCGCCATCGCTCAGGATCACCACGCGAAGCTGGCCCTCGACATAATCAGTAGCCTCGGCACCGTGCCGCTGTCATTGCGTGACGTCTGGCTGGCCAGTGCGGTGAGTGGTAAATCCCTGTGTGCGTTCCCCGGCATCGCCATCGTCTTGCACGATGGGCAGATTCATTCGGCCAGCCGCCGTATTCCGCGCTATCTCGATCTTGGCCTCGCGGTGCAAGAGCAAGGCGTGCCCTTCACGCAGTCATCGAACCTGCTCGATGCACTCGGCACATCGCTGGCCGAGATCGACTGGCCTGCGCGGTTTCAGCGCGTGGCGCATGATGGCGCGTGGTTACGGCGGGCGATGGAATCGCGCGGATGGCGCGTGCTCGCGCCGGCCGACTGCGCGTCGCCGGCCGTGCACACACTGATCCCACCGGCTGGCGTGAGCGCCCGGGCGCTCGGCGAACAGCTGCGGGATGCCGGATGGCTGATCAGCTTCGAGAGCGGCTACCTACGCGAACGCAACTGGCTGCAGGTGTGTCTCATGGGCCACTACACGCCCGCCTCGCTCCGCGCGTTCCCGGCGGCGCTCGATCGGTGCGCCACCACGACGGCCGTGAAGCCACCCGCGCACGCGGCGCCACTCGGCGAGTTCGCCCGAGCACGAACGGCGACGGCGTGAACGGCGACTGGAATCGCAACGGCAACGGCAACTACAACTGCAACGGCAACGGCAACAGCTGGAACACGGAGATAGCAGATGACACTGACATCACAGATAGACAGAAAGCGATAACGATTTAAAAAATCGCCGTTTGCTTATCTGTGATGTCTGCGCAATCCGCCGACTCCGTGTTCTGGCTGTTGCTTTTCGCTGCTGCTTTTCGCTGCTGCTTTTCGCTGTTCGAGCAAACCCGCTACGCCGACAGCGCAGTCAGTTCGCGCAGCAGCAATCGGGTCACGCGTCGCGCCATGGCATCGGCGGCGTGTTCCGCGCTCGCATCCGTTCCGGCGGTGAGCGCGTGTGATTCCAGCGCCGCGCGCGCGGCGTCGACGGCCCGCTCTTCGAGCAGTGCCAGCCGCGCGCCGACCTGGCGGCGATGCATGACGCCGGCAAAGCGCGCGAGTTCGCGCTGCAATGCGAGATGGGCCCGCGCCGCGACATCGGCGGTACCGAGCACTTCGCCCGCGTACATGGCCAGCCAGTCGAGATCCACGTACTGCACCGATACTGGCAGGTCGGCCGCGTTCCCAACATTCGACGGCACACCAAGGTCGATCCAGATTGACGGGGCCGCGCGATCGCGCAGGAGCGCGCGCGCCTCGACCGACGTCACGAGCGGCGTCGTGGAATGCGCCGCAAAGATCACGACGTCGGCTGTCGACATCGCCTGCTCGCGCCCGTCCCACCGTACATGCGCAGCGCCGTACGTGCTCGCCAGCAGCGCGGCACGACTGTCTGTACGATTCGTGACGTGGAGAACGAACGCGGTCGTCTTGTTGCCGTGGGCGAGCGACGACACCACCGTGCGCGCCGCGTCGCCGGCACCGATCACCAGCACATGCAATGGCAGCGGCGCGGCGCGGACTTCACTAACGTCGCGTTGGGTCTCGACGAGATCCTGTAGCGCCTCGCGCACCCGCACGCCGAGCGAGGCACTGGCATACGTACCGATGGCCGCGCGAATGTGGCGCGCCGCGTCAACCGCATGGCGGAACACGCCGTCGATAAGCGCGTTCGTCGCGCCGAGCTCGCGCGACGTGCTCCACGCGCGCCGCACCTGTCCCAGAATCTCCGGTTCGCCGAAACGGGACGAGCACATACCCGCGGACACCGCGAACAAGTGGCGAACAGCAAGGTCGGCGCGTTTCCGCTCGAGCTGGACGCCGGATACGCCGCACTCCGCCAGCATCATGCTGAACCACGCCGACGGGTCATGGTCGCCCCACCAGTACAGCTCGGTGCGATGACAGGTGCTGACCAGGACGGCCGGAATGCCCAGCGCGCGCAAGGATTCGAGCCGGGCCGGCAACTGCGCGGGCAGCACGCGTAATCGACCCACGGCTTCAACGTCGTTGTGTTCGTGGGAGCAGCCGATGACATGGAACGGCAGAAGGAACACGTCAGCGACTCGCCGCGGACTCCAAAGAGACATCGCGTTTGCCCTGTGTCGTCATCTTCGACGGCAATCCGCGACAGGCGGCGTTGGTGCACCCCGGACAGTTCTGCTTGTACTGCGTACTGTGCGGCTGCCCAGACGCCAGATGGCCGTTCACGATATCGGCCAGGGCATCGAGGAACTCCGTGCGTGCATTCAGCGACGGCGCGCGCTTGAATCCGGTCATGCCAAGCGAATGTGCCAACTCGCCGTATTCGATGTCGATTTCCGACAGCGTTTCGATGTGATCGCTCGTGAACGCGATCGGCACCACCAGTACATTCTTCTGCCCGCGCGCCGCCAGTTGCTTGATCATCATCTCCGTGCTCGGCCCCAGCCACCGCACCGGGCCCACTTCAGACTGGAAGCTCAGCATGTACGGATTGCGCAACTCGGCCGCCTGCACCACACGGCTCACCGACGCCGCGATCTCGGCGGGATACGCATCACCG
Coding sequences within it:
- the lon gene encoding endopeptidase La — encoded protein: MGQRQTLPVLPLRGTVMFPGITAPIAAGRPGTLRAIETALKGDRLVFAVAQRDNTEEPTSDILFTTGVIARIGQIQRGLGGVQLLLQGEQRATALQYAEVDGYLQAVIVPSEEMMPLDLKNAAFEALHKEARERAAELGEKRGLPEEVVHQVLDSVDDAGKFSDLVAGYIELTVPEKQGLLETLSVEERLRRVLVHVQRQIGLLEAQEDIKSQVQEELGERQREMFLREQLKAIQKELGDDDQSKEITELREKLTKLELPKDARAEAERELGRLERAGRESMEAQVIRTYLEWIAELPWSKRSDDHLELARAGEILEEDHYGLKDVKDRVLEFLAVRQLRAQQIAAEVATTGEFPVSKIKGDTSDANPTLGSGNGNGNGNGDRQITDAKEAKARAMAKGPILLFNGPPGVGKTSIAKSIARALGREYVRVALGGARDEADIRGHRRTYVGAMPGRIIQGMKQAGSKNPVFLLDEVDKLGTSYQGDPSSALLEVLDPAQNDSFTDHYLGVPFDLSEVLFIATSNFIQNIPGPLLDRMEVVDFSGYTEREKSEIAKTYLIPRQLEESGLGQRDITFTDDAVMKVISEYTRESGVRQLERQLGAVARKVARRVAMGDTATIDDKVISSDEVRELLGRPKVHPERVAEHDEVGITTGMYYTPMGGDIMFVEASIRRGSTAPAKSDDGTEVVRVGPISLILTGQLGDVMKESARAALTYATNNAALLGIPANRVASASEAHIHVPAGAIPKDGPSAGIAIALALVSEMSNRKVRRDVSMTGEITLRGRVLPIGGVKEKVLGAHRAGIKEVIIPKANEADLEDVPDEVREQLIFHPVETMREVLAIALVDQGRAAPIEAEELIGV
- a CDS encoding GNAT family N-acetyltransferase; protein product: MTTLQPSTRGIVRLATEADHDAIHALNYRTFVEEIPQHAPNAARRQVDRFHDENVYAVYEVHGRIVGMVSGRTQRPFSLDQKLGSVDDYLPAGRTPVEIRLLAVEPEFRASRVFAQLVGFITRHFLAKGFDLGIMSGTTRQLRLYRHLGFHAFGPLIGTEQASYQPMYITAEEVLAWPEALKDGADALGAGANFLPGPVGISDVVQQAMQRGATSHRAESFHACYRDVQRRLCTLADAKQATMLLGSGTLANDVVAAQISLLDAPGVIVSNGEFGERLIDHATRMQIPHTVVRAPWGEPLDYAKVAHAMRSTSARWLWSVHGETSTGVINDLAALTAIAQDHHAKLALDIISSLGTVPLSLRDVWLASAVSGKSLCAFPGIAIVLHDGQIHSASRRIPRYLDLGLAVQEQGVPFTQSSNLLDALGTSLAEIDWPARFQRVAHDGAWLRRAMESRGWRVLAPADCASPAVHTLIPPAGVSARALGEQLRDAGWLISFESGYLRERNWLQVCLMGHYTPASLRAFPAALDRCATTTAVKPPAHAAPLGEFARARTATA
- a CDS encoding NAD(P)-binding domain-containing protein; this encodes MFLLPFHVIGCSHEHNDVEAVGRLRVLPAQLPARLESLRALGIPAVLVSTCHRTELYWWGDHDPSAWFSMMLAECGVSGVQLERKRADLAVRHLFAVSAGMCSSRFGEPEILGQVRRAWSTSRELGATNALIDGVFRHAVDAARHIRAAIGTYASASLGVRVREALQDLVETQRDVSEVRAAPLPLHVLVIGAGDAARTVVSSLAHGNKTTAFVLHVTNRTDSRAALLASTYGAAHVRWDGREQAMSTADVVIFAAHSTTPLVTSVEARALLRDRAAPSIWIDLGVPSNVGNAADLPVSVQYVDLDWLAMYAGEVLGTADVAARAHLALQRELARFAGVMHRRQVGARLALLEERAVDAARAALESHALTAGTDASAEHAADAMARRVTRLLLRELTALSA